From the Hylaeus volcanicus isolate JK05 chromosome 4, UHH_iyHylVolc1.0_haploid, whole genome shotgun sequence genome, one window contains:
- the LOC128874809 gene encoding odorant receptor 45b-like, which produces METPTNEDFVYAMLPLKILSWPVGTWPLQEYNFSSGFRSFATVVILMTMMIIVNVEIYLDITDAEKNLDALVLIGCGVLAVWKVAWFRICCEGLVSNFSSAVKDYTEVDGEEKRAIVRQHAYMGRVACAGLIGFSYMSSTLFTSVPMLAGEDENAIEENATKQDSVDYPIPSELTMDLLHVPHSLYPVIFVVEYAMLLVTSTGNLGSDGLFFGITFHLCGQAEVLKLDFTKFVDETDNRVERFGALTNRHRDLLKLSEKLNDIISSVLVIQLFTSCLLICTTGFQFILSLTVHNVVMVVKTFIVMSTCLTQMFAYSYVGEYLTSQMESIGYSVYSSRWYKIPNNLSKDMIFVMLRAQTPTQLKAGQFFVVNMETYMSIVKTSMSYLSVLRVMITP; this is translated from the exons ATGGAGACACCGACGAACGAGGACTTTGTTTACGCGATGCTTCCGCTGAAGATCCTGTCATGGCCCGTGGGCACCTGGCCACTTCAGGAATACAACTTTTCTTCGGGTTTCCGGAGCTTTGCAACCGTCGTCATTTTG ATGACAATGATGATAATCGTGAACGTGGAGATATACTTGGACATCACCGACGCGGAGAAGAATTTAGACGCCCTGGTGCTGATCGGTTGCGGTGTCCTGGCGGTGTGGAAAGTGGCATGGTTCCGAATTTGTTGCGAAGGATTGGTAAGCAACTTCTCCTCGGCGGTGAAGGACTACACCGAGGTCGACGGCGAAGAGAAACGCGCCATCGTCAGACAACACGCTTACATGGGGCGAGTGGCGTGCGCAGGGTTGATAGGATTCTCGTACATGTCCTCCACGCTTTTCACATCCGTCCCGATGCTAGCTGGAGAAGATGAGAACGCGATAGAAGAGAACGCGACCAAACAGGACTCCGTGGATTACCCAATTCCTTCGGAATTAACCATGGACCTTCTGCACGTGCCCCACAGTCTCTACCCGGTCATCTTCGTCGTGGAGTACGCGATGCTTCTGGTCACGAGCACTGGGAATCTCG GTAGCGACGGACTGTTCTTCGGCATCACTTTTCACTTGTGCGGCCAAGCGGAGGTCCTCAAGCTCGACTTTACAAAATTCGTGGACGAAACGGACAACAGAGTGGAGCGTTTTGGCGCGTTGACCAACAGGCACCGCGATCTGTTGAAACTCTCCGAAAAGCTGAACGACATAATCAGCTCGGTCTTGGTCATACAATTGTTCACGAGTTGCTTGCTCATTTGCACCACAG GGTTCCAATTCATCCTCTCGTTGACCGTGCACAACGTGGTGATGGTGGTGAAAACTTTCATAGTGATGAGCACATGCTTGACCCAGATGTTCGCCTATAGTTACGTGGGCGAGTACTTGACGAGTCAAATGGAAAGCATCGGGTACTCGGTTTACTCGAGCAGATGGTACAAAATACCAAACAACTTGTCGAAGGATATGATTTTCGTCATGCTGAGAGCTCAGACCCCGACGCAACTGAAGGCTGGTCAATTCTTCGTCGTCAACATGGAGACCTACATGAGTATCGTTAAAACCTCCATGTCGTACCTCTCGGTTCTGCGAGTCATGATTACCCCTTAG